The DNA sequence ATAAATTCAAGGGTTTTGGCAGGTATCAAACTATTAATAAGAATGGAGAATTAGTTCATCTTCACGGAAGTTATTCTCTTATTAAAGACAGTTTAGGCAAACCTATAAGTGTGATTAAATTAGCAGTTGATCTCGCTAAAATTAATAGTATTTAACAATGTACAGCAGATTTATAAAAACCTCTTAAAATGCAAGTGTTTAATGCTATTTTGAAAGAATATGTATTACAAAAAATTCCATTGCAAAGTGGATTCTAGGAGATTTCATAAAAAACCATAACTAAGGTTATGTTAAGTTAAACCATCCTTCGGTATTTAAACCTCGATGTATCTTTTAATAATTCTTTGTCGGATTTGTTGAATTTTTTGAGCTCTTCTACAATGTGACTATTTGTAGGCGCTTCTGCAGAAATAATTTGATAAGCCAATTCTTTCAAATGCGCTGAGAGCTCGTTTTGCTTTTTAAACTCGTGATAAAGTATTTTCAAATAAACACTTCTGTTATGTTCATTCACATAATGCTCATAGATAAAATCAATTTCAGATTTTATTAATTTGATTTCATATATATGATCAAAATATTTTCTCAGACAACTGTAAGCATCTATATTTTCACTCCAACCTTCGAGTAAGGTTTTTTGTGCTAGCTTAGCATCTCCTAATTTGTTTCTATAAATATCTGATGCTTCTATGTATTTTCTTTGCTGTTTTAGAATTGAAGCTACTTTCTCATAATAGATTCTAGCTTCATCAAGCTTATTGATACTGGCATATAAATCAGCCACTTTTTGGTAATCGTTTAATTCAAGGTAAAGCTCAATTGCTTCAAAAATCATATTGCCTTTTTCGTAGCATTCAGCAGCTTTTTTCTTGTTTGTTAAATGCTTAAGGTAAATCATTGCAGCTTCTTGATAGAATTTGCCATTTTCTAAAGTAAGTGCAGCCTGATGATAATCTTTTAGCAACTTCATATAGATAAATGCTGCTTTTTGGTATTCGCCTTTGGCAATTAAATCTTTCGCAGTTTGCCTGTATTGCGCATCCAGCTTCATAAAATGATCGCCAATATTTATACTGCCTCCACCACCAGAAGAACTTGATTGCTCAAATAGCGAAAAATCTCCCCATCTTTTATTAAAATCTAGGTTTTTAGATTCTTCTCCTCTATTTGAATGATTGTGATCTAAAGGAATAGCATATTTTAGTGCTTCTTCGGGATCATTTTTAAGCATATCCATAAACTTCTCCATCTGGCTCTGGTTTCTCCTTTCTAGCTCTTCATAGTCTTCTTTCATGTTTTCTGTCCAATTACTGTCTTTATTAAACATATCAGTAAAAGACTTCAGCTTAGAGAAAAAAGGCTTTTCTTCCGCATTTTCTTCTCCATCTTTCTTATCAAATATCATTCTGTAAAATTCCAATTTGCCTTTTTCAAGTGGAGTTAATGGCTCATCTGGCATTTTCTCAGATTTCGGGAAAACATCTTGTTCTAGATGTCTCAAAACCTCTTCAGGTTCTAAAGGTTTAACCTGAAAACTATTTATGGTCTGCGGTATAAAAACAGTACTCTCTGCTTTAATTATATCTTTTGAATTCTCAGTTGGAGAATCAACTAACTCACTGATAAACAATATATTTACTAATTCTACAAAACCTATTTCAGGATGGAAGAAATGGATATTTCTTGGAAATAATGCCTCATTGTCTTTAGGAGAAATTGCCGGCACAACTACCGATTTTTCAGGTATATAAAAGTTAGGATATACCTGTTGGCAAAGTTCGTGTTTCCCGATTTTATGTGCATCTAGTTTTAACTCTGTAAGAATTAAACATCCCCAAACTGAATTCGGTAAATTATCTGGCAATGGATAAATACGCAAATCGCTAAGAGCAAATTCTAATTGATGAATTTCCTCGAACCAAACCTGAGCAGATGGACTTTTTATAATAAAGCCACCAATTGGATATTTATTAATGTGATGTGGTTTTATTCTCAAGTTCATAGCGAATAATTGTATCTGTAAATGCATTAATATATTTCCTAAAGAACGTTACATTCTCTATCGTTTTTAAGGTACTAAAATCTTTATTAATAGTCTCTATTTTGATTTTAGCTCCTTCATCTTCTAATATTTTTTTAGTCTCAAAAGCAGAATCTTCACCTAGTACATAACCTAAACTGACAGGTGCATTTTCTGCCATATTTTTTGCTGCACTTAAGGTTAAATTGAATTTTGTTCTCATCGCTTTTATTACACTAAGTTTCTGATTACCAGGATCTTCAAGAAAGATATTAAAGCTCGGTTTGTTTAAATAATAGTCGTAACCTGCAAAATGTTCATAACTAGCAATTCCTAAAGCTACATCTAAAATTGATGGAATAAATATTTCTGGAATATCGCTATTACTACTTTGAAGTAAAATTAAACCAGACTTGTTTATCTCGATTCTACTTCCATCTTTGAACTCAAATATATTTTGGTAAATAAGTTCTGCCGCAACTTTGCGAGTCTTATCTATCGCTCTTTCTAGCTTTATGTGATTTCCTTGGTTCAACAGCAACTCATGGCTATTTAAAATAAGATTTCCCGAATCGTTAATAGCCACTTTTTTAAGATTTCGGAGAACATTCGCAGTAACCATATAGGTATTTTTGAGCTTACTTATCTCTTTTCTACGCTTTATAAATAGCTCGTCGATTTCAGCTATATCATCACCAAAAACCTGTTGCACATTCCCTTCAGTATCTATTTGCCAATGACCAAACTGATTACTGTGGTAAAAACAATTATCGAAGAAAATAAAAGTAGGCCCATCTTTATGTTTCCACTGGCTAAAAGGGAATACTTTTTTATGATTTGAAAATAGATTTATGAGTTCAATTTCCTTGTTTTGAGCATTAAATAACAGTAGTAAATAGCTACCATTGTTTGAAAAACCAACTTCAAAATCTGTCGGAATAAAAGATAAGTTTTCGTCTATAATCTCCCAACCTTGTCTATAAGTTGTTGCCGGGTTTCCATGTTTTCTTAACAAAGACCTTTCTTTATAAACCATAAAAACATTGCCATTTTCGGCAGACCTTATGCCGACAAAGTTCTGCGCATTTCTTACCAAAACAGGATAATAGTTACGCTTTGCTCTAGAAATTGGCTGGCTTTCAGGTTCTTTGGTTTTTTGCCAAAGTCTAGCCAAAGGTAACTCCATATGCTGCAAATGCTTTCTGCTATTTTTAAGCTTTTTGTAGATATCAATTTTTCCAGAAGCATCATTAGAGATTAAGTAATTAATGCTATTGGCATAATCACTCAATACTTTAGCCATGTTTATTTGCTTCAATGTCGAATTTTCTGTCAGCAAAAATAGCTCTCTGCCTTTTGATGAAGGATATTGCTGAAAAAATTCTGTAATTCCTTTTGAGGCATCTAATGTTACATCGACTT is a window from the Chondrinema litorale genome containing:
- a CDS encoding ribosomal protein L7/L12, giving the protein MKELIISKVYFQASKNYFWQWEDRGEIVAIPNGSTIAYKKLIVEIIDRLSFQGLPSFGALLMAVAAINHNGKEAIEEIESLLYKNIMLSDKELINDAISFLKKLTAIPEEYKTGHQKHMFLQTLFKDCHNIISVKKSSQIYQDFKKNNQFETYDKVDLKHLKVNSDLKVISLLNRKFRTAEEIIEKIADVPKITDEVNLEETYTDSNDFVDKLTKDSKTFRVGALVKTIWSGLHLPFHSSTPSQQPIGGVSDITNKGNLSQLLISEYANDDLVFLSRLANNEALYLNRETPPTSNELKRVILIDVSLKNWGTPKTLAFATMLAIAKHPKTDIACEVFAVGSSYKELKVNTVNDLIEGLQEVDVTLDASKGITEFFQQYPSSKGRELFLLTENSTLKQINMAKVLSDYANSINYLISNDASGKIDIYKKLKNSRKHLQHMELPLARLWQKTKEPESQPISRAKRNYYPVLVRNAQNFVGIRSAENGNVFMVYKERSLLRKHGNPATTYRQGWEIIDENLSFIPTDFEVGFSNNGSYLLLLFNAQNKEIELINLFSNHKKVFPFSQWKHKDGPTFIFFDNCFYHSNQFGHWQIDTEGNVQQVFGDDIAEIDELFIKRRKEISKLKNTYMVTANVLRNLKKVAINDSGNLILNSHELLLNQGNHIKLERAIDKTRKVAAELIYQNIFEFKDGSRIEINKSGLILLQSSNSDIPEIFIPSILDVALGIASYEHFAGYDYYLNKPSFNIFLEDPGNQKLSVIKAMRTKFNLTLSAAKNMAENAPVSLGYVLGEDSAFETKKILEDEGAKIKIETINKDFSTLKTIENVTFFRKYINAFTDTIIRYELENKTTSH